The Kwoniella dejecticola CBS 10117 chromosome 6, complete sequence sequence TCGCTTCCTGGACCTGGATGAACTTCGTTAACCCAGTTCTGGAAAAGTCCTTTCAGGGGAGACACGGCGGAGATGCACCCTTGCCATCCTTTCTTGGTTGGGATCTGCGCGTCGAGTGAGATGATCTAGATTACAACAGGTGATACGATATACAGTCAGATTCAGCATGACCAGCGTTACAGCGCCAATCCAAACTCTTTCGAGGACGCAAACAATGAGTTACGTACTCGGTATCGAACCTGTTCGATCAAAGTTGGTCCGTCAAAACAACCTGACATATTGATCAGTCTTGCCAAAATGCGTGGGAACTGGTCGTAAgggtgaagcagaagcagatggcGCTGGTTGAGTACAGTTTGTCCGTAACGAAAATATCTGTTGGAGAAATATGGattttcagctgatttcggAACATTGGTCAGccttatataccttttcgCAATATCCATTTCAGCGATACGGAAGCCTACAGAATGCCAAGAAATCACTTGCTGTTCCTACATTTCACGGTCAAGCGGTATCGCGGCATGAAGGGCTGAACTCTCTTTTGCTCCGGCCATGAGATCCCCATTCTAAAACGAGATCCTGATtttgatctggatgaagagatcgatcctCAGTGGCCGATTGGGCAGAGATCTCTTGGCATTGTACACAGGTCTCACAGTCAGACACAGCTGAAGAATGCCACACAGAGTCGTCAGCGTGACAAGGCTTGCAGCACGTCCTTCATTACCTATTCGTGCTGTACATTTATACAACAAATCTGCTTAGCTATGATACGACCCCCTTAGCCCGCGATCTCAAGCTTCGGGTACTCGGAGACTGTATCTGAACATAGCAGGCAATTCATCAGTCCATTTATATACAGCCTCACTGCCACATTGCGATGATTATCAAGTCAGAACCTCGCCCCACCCTACCAATATCTCAAGACATACTCCTGATTTCTCATCCCCTCGCACTTCAAGACCCTTGCATTTGGGCGCCTAATTCGGGTCGACAAGAAGTATTACTTCTGGAAGTCTGATCCTACATTCCTGGCGACGTAAATCCTAGTTCCCGAATGAATATCGAGATCTCTGGGGGTTACGGTCCCCGTCAAAGAGAGTCCGCGTGTGGGGTTTCTCAGTCTGAATCTGCAAATCAGAGAGACGTAGAAGATCAGCATACTGGAGGCCTCGGGCATCAGGGCCATGCAAACTGGTGAATTGAACACAGTCTGGCAGGACTCATGAAGGTACAATCTCTATCTTCAAcacaggagaagatggggGAGGCCAAAAGCGAGAAGAGATTCAGGGAGACAGACCCACTCGAAGTTCTGGAACGCTTCACCACAATGTTCTTCCCCCGCCCATCGTTCGAAGATGTCACTCAAGGGAGAAAGCGCCGAGAGACAGCCGTCCCATGAGTGTCGGTACGTGTAACTTCCATTGAAACGATTTTCGACGAACTGTTCGCCATCGTGAATTACTTTAGTATCTGCCCTGAGGCTCCAGCAGTGATCCGGGTGATGCACAACTCACGTAAAGATGGACTTGCTCGATGAGTGTCTCGCCTCGTACGCAGCCTGACATGATATATATGATTTGGTCGAGATGTGAGTGACTGCGATGTACTGAGAAGATTTGGTGAAAAGGGCTGGAGAAGAGTTGATAATCGCTGGCTGACTGTACAGCTACAGTCGGATTATATACACACGAGAAAGACAGCTATTCTCTGCTGAAAGCCTCATGGCAGGCTTTGGACTTTACATGCTTAAATTGATATGCCGATCGGTCTGATCGAGCAAAGTCAGTTGACATGTCTAGATCTTTTTCTTCGTCCAGAAGTGATTGATCTGTGATGGAGAGTGTAAGTGTAAGTACCTGATCAGCGCTTTCAGCGAACAGGATGATTGAACGCCTATCGACCTCATTCACTGCCAAGAGATTCGTCATCAGAAGTCGAAAGACCTAGCACTGCCAATCTATGTACAAAAAAATTGCGACCTCATCACTTTGTGCTCTGACCTGTATCGCCTCGGGAAAACGAGAAGCTCGATCGCATCTGACGAACAATCTTCAAACATCGCGTGCCGAAGGTAAGCGTAGGAGAATGCATGGACGAGCATGGTCTTAATGGATGGGAGCATCAACGGGTACTACGACAACAAATAGGACAATGACTTCTGCTACTGTATCTGCCACATAATCAACCAGTCTCATTCAAGACAGAGTCTCGAACGAGTATATGGTAGTCCCTGTGGTAATTCCCAGGTTTTGGCATTGCTACGATGTTAATGACGAACCCACTTTAGCAGATGTACTAGAATTGACCAAAGGGACAGGAGGGAGGGACGGCGTGATGCCTGGAGTAGATAGCAAAGAGGCGACACGAAGAATTGCGGCCTGATGAACTTACTTCTTCACCAGTCATTAACAGACCATCGGGATGATGAAGTCTGAACCTACAGCATAGCACATGTCAATATGTCTCCAGACTCAGCCGAAGCCACTTCTTGCACATCGTGAGATGATCACACGTCCGACTTACTGATAATGGGCATACCACTGTCCAGGGTGTTTATCATTCGTCCACCTTTGAAACAGCTCAGAGAGTGGCTTAGAAGCTAAGGTGGAGCCTTTCCAGGAGGTTCTGATTGGCTCATGGTGTGATTCGGTGAACTCGATTATCTTCCTCAGTGTTGAATAGAATTAGCTAGGATTTATGCCTTTACCGAGGGGAATCTCTTACCCATATCCCGACTATTCCTGCCTTCGCAGAGTCACAAATCTCTTTACCTGTATCAGGAGCATGGATATCCCCTGATTCAGGATCTGTAAGACAGCCTTGCATTTCAGAAGAATGGTGTATTCGCTATTGAGAATTGAAGGTGGTTGACCGATAAGAGTATGGGAAAACGGGAAATATGATTGCGGTAACTGGGGTACGATGAAGTCACTTTCAATGTAATCGTTTATTATTGCCAATACACGATTTCGCACCGATGCGGCGGCAGCGAACTCTTCAAAGAAATccttgtcatcatcaagcaaaaCAAGGGGTAAAGCTTGGCGTCGATATTGCTTCTTTGGATTACTCAGTCCGGTGTAAAGGCCAGAAGCGATGCCAAGGAACGTAATTGGTTGTCCGTATGCcgattgatgagctgatcaatttctCGAAACAATGTACAGGCACATCGAATAGAATATACATCACACCATGTGCGACGGAATACAAGGCTTCCCCTAACTAGaacctctttccctcttcacGCTATCTAAACGAGCCAGACGATGGCGAAGATCTTTCTTCCAGAATGGACATCGAGCTCTTTACAAGTCTAGCCACATCGGGTTCATCAGGCATCAAAAAGGCGTGTAAGAGAAGCAATTTATCACGTACCTCACTGCCGTCCAAAGGTTGGCCTTGCAAGCTATCAAGGGTGAATCTGTGTAAGAAGCCAGATCAACAAATCAACTCATAATTTCATTAGACTTGGCTCGAGTCAGTTCCGAAGCCGTCGGACAGAGCCAGCTCACGAGAATTGTCCAACAGGACTCCCAGGATGATTCTCATCTACCCATCTCTGGAAGATACCGCTGAGTGGACCGTAGGCGGAGATACACCCTTCCCATTCCGGAGCTGGGTGTTGGGTCTTGTCGATGAACTGATAGTTCGATCcacaatgatcagcatgatcgTGACCCTAGAGAGAAACGACTTACAAAGAGGTGGACTTGTTCGACGAAAGTAGGCCCATCAACACATTCGGACATGCTGAATTTTGCGTATCTCTCTGTATCTGTATGTGAGCGGtgatcgatttgatctgTCTATTGCCGTCTGAAAAGGAAAGAGGTgtgagagaaagaagaagatcatttCCTTTGTAAAGGAGGGTTTTTatattgtactgtacagtatgtcatacagtcatacagtcaaTCTTGTAAGCATGTGCAAATCACGGCCTTCCGGTCGATCATAAATGGTATGGTACACCGTGTCATCTGATCAACCCAATCAGTCCAATCAGAAGGACGTCGTAGCCGTTGTCGTTCTAGACCAATCTCAGCACAGGGCGGAAGCGATGTCGATGTTTTACACAATCAGACATGGGCTATGCAAAGGATGTCTCACATTGATGGGGGATGCGATGATATCGGCTCTGGAGGCGACTAGACTAGAGATGATCAATCATACAACTAGCCCATCGACAACCCATTCATGCTTCTCCGCATGTGTATGTCGCCTGTGTGTCGTATGCGACAGGATTTATGGATGTGGATTATCCCTGCATACGATGTTCAATTTTCATaacgtcttcttccttctccatcagcttTACCCAATGTGCTTCGCCAATCTATCTGCTTGATGTTTGTGTTTCTTGCCGCCACGTACTAAACTCTACTGAGCAGATTTAGCCTTGGCggaaatgacgatgatcttCCAATCTCTCGAGAAGTTGGGGAAATCGGAGGGTTTCTACAGAACATGGAAAGAACCTGATCAACATCTGTCTATTCCTCTTCCAAACAATAGGCAGAGAGGAAAAAAGTATTAGCTTACAGATTTGCCGTTGATGACGATCGGAAGGAAGTTAGGTGATTGAAGCAAGAAGCTATCTCAATCGAATCGGATCATTAGCTCTCTTCTACCCCACCTGGATCACCTTTGAATGCAGCACCAGTCCAGGTCGTATAGATGCTACTCACGTATATTTGTGTTTCTCGGAACCCTCGGGATGAAGCTTCTTAACCACAGTCTCAAAAGCCTTTCCTAACTGTTGATCGGCATCTACGTCGATTGTCACTTCGAAATCCGGTTCAGTCTTGGCTTCGTCCTTTGTCGCAGCGATGAACTGATCAGTCAGAGtgaagtcagcttgaactCTTCATGAGGTTCTCCTGCTTTGATAATCTTGAAGCGCGATGGTCAAGTGGACATATCACACAGTTGTCGGAGTGTTGTTGATTATCCATTATCATCTATCTATTTGTATTACGTTTGCTCGTGCTGATATACTTAAACTTACGTTAACGGGGTATTTAACCAACATTTCGGGTTCTTATCTTTGAGCTCAGATCGATTTGGATAGATGTAAGGGGTTGACGTTTAATCTGCTTGGTTCTGATAATGATGTTTGATTCGATGATTTATGCAAAAGAGTGGAACAGAGATTTTTCAatgatatgtatatatatgtatatatatggaCAGCGGTCAAAAATGTTTAGTCAGTCGTAGAAATGGATTGGGCAGACGATATAAGGGACATTTAGTCGGTAAGTGCTTCTAGTAAAACGGAGCCCACTAGGATACGCTAGATCATTCTGTAGACCCCCAATTGCTTCCCTTTGTGTACTAGAGTGAATCTGCATAGCCCTTCTATCTTCCGTCCAAGTCCGTCGTTCAACACGGAGATACGAGGACGACATGACGACAAGGAGCGCTTTCGGAACCAATCGCATCAGCTCCAAATGAATAGGCGAATCCTTCACTTCCTTTTACTATTGGTCCTGTGACTGGTCCTTCCCTATCCACGACTCGAGCTACGAGCTAGTGAGATACCTTGAAAGGGATCTTGGCTGATCTGTATAAGTAGACGGCATCTCTTCTTGCTGTGGTAGCCAAGCTGAGCAATGGAGGAATGATGCGACCAAATAAAATAGGGTGGGAAAAATCGGCAAAATTGAAGTCGTCTCAGGGAATCCGAAATACTTTCCGAAGACGGAACGACGTCCGACCCATATGTCGAGCCAGTGAGGCTCAGCTATGCCTGGTTTGGTCTTGCACAGTAGGCTGTGGAGTATATTATATCCGTATGCAACCGCTGCCAGGGTGGTATACTGGTACACCAACTGAGCATGTCGAAGAGCCTGAACAATAGAAAAAGcgcttcttgttcttggccCTCTGATCGAAACTGAGTATTTCATTTCTGCATTTCTCGCGTGCGTTGTAAGGAAGCATCGTGAGGTTTTTTTTCCACCGGTACGACGAGGCAAGACGGAACGGATAACTCAACATAGAACCAACCCGACGAAGGGTGACTATTGCGACTCATCGAAACAGCACTTATCAAATCATCCCATAAAGATATAGACATGGCTCATGAAACCCGTCTGTATGTTCGTATGTTCTATGGCTATTGATTTCATTGCGTTGAAGAGCACAGCCTCCTCGAGAAGACGCAAAAAATGAAGCCTGCTCAGTGTACAGTAAGACAAGTCTAAAGAGCATGGACGGTGTTGTCAATTGGAACGACCCTTCCCGTCAACGGAGCTTATACCTCTTTGATACGTGCTTTAGATCAAATCACTCGTGCGAGGTCATACTCTGAACATCGCGTTTCATTCTTTAGCATGGGGCTCAGGATCTGACAATCGAAGCTGTTGATATGTCCGGCGTCAATGAAAAAGGAATGAGGTGGAATACACAAgtggactgagctgatggGCTTAAATTCCCACCGTCCTGGCAATAGTCGTGAACTCAGAGATTCGCCTAGAAGAGATTTCCTCTCGTTACCAGGTCGTTGCCAGAGGTCTCGATGTCCGTCAGTGCGTGAGCAAGGACATTATTGTGAATCCTTCAACTCTGGTGTCCATCCTCCCGCCACGGGAAAAGTTCAGACGAGAACGCCGAAGGGGACATCACACTTTAGTCGATATATGATGCATGAGGAGAACGTAACATCCCAACAGCACTGGCGATATGTCGCACCAGGCCGCTTCTCCCCAATGATCCTGatccaaatccaaaatcCCTAAATCCAAACCATCTTCTAACGATAGGTTTATTTGTGGgtggacttgatcttgaaaCCTCTGGACTGTAATCGTAAATGACGCATAATACATGAGCAACGGATTCCTGTCTCGGTATGACGGTAACGGTGGATGAAggagaactcacctttcttcgacctcgGGCTTGCTCGAACTTCCTTCCCTTGGAGGCGATGTATGGCTTACCGCCCTTGAGGGGTCCACCGAAGTGCTTAACGGCCTCTCTGAcgttcctctttcctcggAGCAAGACGGTGTTGGAACCTGTTGGGGCTCGGAGGGCGAGTTGGTCGAGAGTGAGGGCTTCACCGCCGGCGGCTACGATTCGCTCCTTGGCGGCGGTGGAGAATTTGAGGGCAGCGATAGAGAGTTTGGGTAATTCGGGTAATCTCTCGTCGTCCAAGATGGTTCCGACGGTGACGATGGTCTTGGAGTTGTCGGGGTTAGAGTTCTTGGTCTCTTTGACGATTCGAGAAAGGGAGATAGGGGGTCGGTTGATCTATTGTCCAATACAAATCAATccaaatcatcagtatcCAATTCTATTCCCTCCCACTCAGTCATTCCCTTGCGTTCTTTTTCCCATGATCGCTCTCCAAGTGTGCATAAACCCACCTTGCTCATAAACAATCTCTTGAGGATGACTCGGTTGAACTTGGAGTCGGTTCTTCGGGCCAAGAATCGGTAGAGCTTGACAAGCAAGAGGAGGTATGGGTCCTCCGACTTGGGAGCTTGTCGGTTTCCCTTTTTGACGTGGTGGTAACGGAGATCGATACCCATCTGTGATGCGCGAGTGGTAGCGAAAGATTGGCAGCGATTTTTcgaggagttgaaggaagtGATTGATAGTTAAGGGGAAAGAAGTAAAATTTCGTTCATCAGCATTCAATCCTATCTCCATCGTTGACACCACGTCTAATCCATCCCCAACATTCCTCGACACCATTGGAATCGACAGCATCTCCATGCATTCCTTCGCTGTTCTTTCCCCAGACGTTCCACAATCCCTTCcattgatgttgatggtcgAGTAACCTTCCACATGTCGTTGATATCTCCTTCCCGCCTGCTTTTCTTAATATGCTTTACTCCTGACCTCCAGAGCATCACGCTATACACcttccttcgtcttccaaaTGAAAGCAGAAGGTCAACTCACTTTGTTAGCTGTTTTTCTTGAACCTACCGAggatagaagaagaattcCTACGAAAACCTTTAAATTATCTAAAGTTGGAGATGCTGTACGACCCAGAGCGAATACCCAAGCACTCGGACTACAAGCAATGCAATGCAGCATGAGCCAATACGCCAATACGCCAATACAATTTCCTACAGTGTAAAAGCATCAACCACCGAAAAATGCCATTATCGGAGAAACGGTAAACGCCGCTTACAAGAGACCAGCTCTGACCATGTGGCACATGACACCGCCATCAGTTCTGATCGCGCTTTTTCTTATCGCCGATGTTCTCGATGAAGGGATGCTGACGCGTTTGATGTTGTACCCGTGCCTGTAAAGGTCTTTTCGCTTGGGCCGATTTACCGGATCAATTCGTTGTTGATCGAGTGAATATGTTGAATGATTCTCCTTGTTCCCGTCGAATACCTTATCTAACTTTCACTATGGCTATCTTCTGTACATCTAGTCACCAGATGCTCGACATGGTCATGACCACAAATGATAGTGCAGCAATGACGGAGGACAAGGGACATTTCAAGTGTATGGCGAATGACGATCACGTTGCAtttccagctgatcatggttTGCCACCTATTCCAAGCAGAATACGACCCATTCCTTTCCCTCAACTCTGAAAGCGAAATTGAACATTGAAAAGTTGAATGATGTTCTACATGCATCATCTTGGCCGGAGCTCTTACTAGTTTGGTCAGCTGCCATGATGACgacttcgtcttccgctcAACATTAATTGCCTACATTGATTCTTTAGTTTCTCATGTTCTGGTCATCCATACTTACACTTATACAGGTCAGTCACCAGCCACCTGTACTCATCACTTGTAGTGCTGTCACTCTCCATCCAACATTTCTCATTCAAGCATGGCGGAAATAAGGTCAAGCGCACGGAGACGAAGGCGTCGATACGTCAATACCACCGAAAACATCACTCAacatggaagaagagtagCTCTGTTGGTCGTGCTATTGGCAGGCCGAGTAGTAGAAGCTGTGACTAGTGATACCATCACtccaaggtgagtgatccGCCTGTTCTGATTCtcgaatcagctgatttccCGCAATGTAGATGGGGTCATGCCGCTGTATACATCCCTTCCCCACCGACACTGATAATACAAGGCGGTAAAACcgatccatcatcttcttacACTTACACCTCTTCGCCCAACACCGGCGAGACATTGATCTTGCCTCTTTCCTCCGCATTCTCCACCTCATCTCCGCCATTCACATCACTTGATACGCCTTCTGCGCCTACATCAGCATGGCATACCCTCAGTCCACTTTCCTCAATTAATGACACATGGGAGATACTCTCATTCggcggagatggaggaacGACCGAACCTGTTCAAACGGGATTCAACTCGGCCTGGATTTTATCTGTAGATCCGAAGCAACCTGATATGAAGTATACTAGATTACCAGCTGCTGTTAATGGTCAACCGATGAGAAGGATATACCATTCCACCACCTCAAGTCCGGACGGTAAAGCATACATAACGGGAGGTATGAAAGGTGACGGATCAGGAGCGACTTTCTCGGAAGTATACACCTTCGATCCAGCATCTTCAACATTTTCACCATTA is a genomic window containing:
- a CDS encoding 60S ribosomal protein eL18, which produces MGIDLRYHHVKKGNRQAPKSEDPYLLLLVKLYRFLARRTDSKFNRVILKRLFMSKINRPPISLSRIVKETKNSNPDNSKTIVTVGTILDDERLPELPKLSIAALKFSTAAKERIVAAGGEALTLDQLALRAPTGSNTVLLRGKRNVREAVKHFGGPLKGGKPYIASKGRKFEQARGRRKSRGFKIKSTHK